In Fusarium fujikuroi IMI 58289 draft genome, chromosome FFUJ_chr02, the genomic stretch GTCAAAAATTATCAGCGGCCACTGGCCTCCCTGCTGAATGCTATTGATATCATTTGCCGAAGGGCTGGATGTGACGCCCGGGATGCCCGCACCTGTCGAGGCGTCTCGTGTACTGCCTCCGAGCGTCAAGAGTGTCGATGCGCTGAAACGATCTTGCGTGTCAGCGATGGCTGATGTCCAGTCATGCCAGGTATTTCCGCGGCTCTGCCACATCATGTCGGGCTGAGGCGCGACCTGGGGAGGCTGTGAGAATGCGAGCATTGGGTTCACTTGCGCCACAGACGACGGGAGTGCCGATGTGGTAGCTGCGACTGTAGCCTGCGCTGATGTGTTGTAGAACATGGCTCCAGTGTCGTAAGTTGGAGCTGCCATGTTGTTTTGTGGGTGATCATTGTAGGCGAGTGTTGGGTAAGGAGTCTGACCGTTCAGGTCGGACTCGGGAAAGTAGCTCTTGGTAGAAGGGACTTCACTTTGAGCCCCTCCACTGGTGGGTGTGGACTGGACCTGAGAAGATGGGTAACTTGGGGTTGGCTCCTGTTTGACCTCCGGTGTGGTAGAAGGCTGAGCACTCTTTGTCTCCTTGTTACGCATATCATGGTCAATCCACGAAATCGTGCGGTCAATGATGTTTCCAATCTCGGTAGCAATGCTAGAATCCGAGCCTGTCGTATTGTTAGGGCTGACTGATCTGCAAACTAGAGACTGGAACTTACCGAGAAGAGAGccgacttcctcaagaatGCCGATCCAACCGTTCATCTCCTCCCGCAACGTCGCAATGGCCTCTGGAGTCGTTTCGAAACGTCTCTCCCACATGGCAGCCAGCATGGTAAAGGTGCCTGCAGTGTACATCGAAGTCTGGTACCATGTCGTATCAAGGCACTTGCACTTCTGGATCTCCATTTGACAGTGAAGCATTTGGCGCGAGACATCCTCGCAGATGGCCATAttctcagccatcatggccttGTCGCTGGTCATGGCCACTGAAGGATGTCGCAGGCAAAGACGGAACTCAAGCGCCCATGTCTTGGCGTAGACAGCTGCGAGACGGGTTTGCTCGGTCTGCTCAGCATGGTCAATCACCATGTGGCTAGGGAGTTCGTCCTCCCACTTCTTGATCTGAGCCTCAAGCGCCCTGACGATGCTGACATAGTTTCGCGCATCCCGTCGAACACTGTAGATGTTGGAGTACATTTCCATGTATATGGGGATGATCTTGAAGCTCGCGATACCTGGCCAGTAAGGACAAGGAATGTCGCGGGATGTGTCGACGCCTTCATCCGAGAGGAGCTCATCAGCGATAGGCTCGGGAAAGCCGACGTCAAATTCCTCGACGGTGATAGGCATCGGCCGGCCACGACGTCCCGTAACAGCGATGTAGACAGTCATAATGACCCAGAAAGCTCTCTTACGAAGCTCATGTTGGAGACTATTGGGCTCACCTGGCTTTCTCGACTCTCGGTGCAGATTCAATTCGAGCGCACGTTGAAGAGCAAGGTTGGCGACGATTGAAACAACACCGGGCTTGGGGAAAGCTCTGGTATGCTTGAcgaccatggccatggcctgGACCGAAGCCAGGTCTCGGGTGCATGTCAACTCAAAGAACTTGCTGAGGGCGAAATGGTAGTGACTGTTGGAGCGCTCATTCATTTGAGCGCGCTGGTCAACCTGCTGCCAGTTTCTTGTGCCATACTGGAAGCAAATGATGGCGAAAACCATGTGCACTGTAACAAGCTCCGCCACTGAAGGCTCAAAATTAGGTTCATCGTAGATGCGGGTCAACTGTATGGCTGTTAGTGATTAAGCTTAAGAAAATGGTGAGACAAAACTTACCAATCGCATGAAAGAAGGCTTGTGGAGGACTGGAAGGAAAGCGGAGAAGGTCATGAAGTACCACTCGGCCCAGGTGAAGGCATCTTCGCGAGAAGGCATCTCAGCCTGCATCGGGGGATTGACTCTCATGATGGATTGGAGGAAAGATTGCGGGGACTTGTCGTACGACGGCGCCACCTTGCCATCGACTGGAGGCTCCTCCGCATCTGGTGGCTCAAAGGACGCGAGGTCGACTGTCATCCCTAGAATTGACAGTCGCGTACCCCCGATTGAACTGAGAGGAGCACTGTCCATTCCAACACCAAGATGATTCTCATGAGCGCGGGACTCTAATGTGCGAGGGAAGCTGGGAGACAGGCTGGGGGCTGATCCAGAGTCCTTGAACACTGCACTGCCGACTTGAGACCATGTTTCGCCAGTTTTTGGGTCAGGAATTGGGTTGCCCAAATCATCAAAGTTTGAGTCGGGGGGGCACTGTGCATAAGGTGACCACTCCCAGGGCTTGACCTCGACGCCCTTGTTGTcgaggagcttctcgagatcaCGAATATGGGAGAGCATGTCActcttttccctctccaACTCCTGCATGTATCCTCTTCGCTCTGTGCGCCCTGTCACGCGATCTGTGACATAGCATTCAAGGTTTTGGTTGGTGCAGTGGGAACAGCCTTCTGGGAGTGCATCGCATCGGATCTTTCGAACCTGTAATTTTCGCGCCGTTAGCATGTTGTGAGAGCATGGCCCGAGATTTTATGACATACCTTGCATCTGTCGCATGCTTGACCAGTGCGTGTATAAGACTGTAGCCTGTTCTTGACCACGCTGGAGAAGTCGTCTGGGCCACGTTCTAGCCTGGGAAGCTTGACTTTGCTGGGAGCTTGAATcgtgccatcatcttcgccaTTGCTAGCAGCCCGCTTGGGAGGTCGTCCTGGCATCTTGGACTTGATGCGCGGGGAGATGCCCCTCGACGAAGCAGGTGAAGATCTAGCGGAAGAAGTAGCGGAAGACGAGGCGCTCTTGTTGCTGGCGCTCGTGCAAGAGGCGGTGCTGGCCTTTGTCCTGGCCGTGCAACGAGATATCGCGGCAGGCTGGCGCGGGCGGCGCCCAGTGGGTTTTGTTGAAGTCGCAGTCGCAGGGGCCTTTACAGCGGCGAGAGCAGGGTTGCAGCTGTAGGCAAATGTATCAGGAGCCCAGGCGAGGGCAGGGTAAGATCGGGCGTCGAAGGGCCAGTAAAGGGGACCTGAGCCTGGCTGCGACGTCAACGACAACGGCGTGGTAGTTGAAaagttggcgatggaggaATTGAGGTTGCGCTGGGATACGGCCTCCATCATACTGGTCTGGGAACGAGGCGTCGAGCTTGGGCGCTGGCTTGCTGGGGCTGGTGCTGGTACTGGTGCCGGCACTGAGAATGACACTGTACAGGGGATGGGTCTAGCGGGGAATGCGCTGTGCATTAGCGGCTTTCCGGGTATGGGGGACTCGACACTGGGTGGAGGCGCAGGTGTAGGCCTCGACGAACCCCAGTGGACGTATGTGACGTGAAGTCTGACGAGGAGCGGAGCTGGATATGAGACGGGAcgagagggagggaggggacAGATGAGATGATTTGCTTGTGATCTGCAGAAGAAATGGTCTAGACTCTAAGTGGCTGTAGAAAATCTCCTGTTCTTCTTTGTATattgaagagcttgaacaATCAAGGCAATTGtatatggatggatggtaAAGTATGCACAGTTATTGTATGATGGATCAAGCAGGGATAAGGCTGGTGAGCGTCGAGGTCTTATAAGCAGACAGATCTGGTGGATGTCTTGAGGTTGTAACCATCCATCCAGCCTTAGTTCACATCTTAGCTTGGCGAGTTAAAATAGATACACCAACCTTACCAACCTTACAGTACTAACAGATCTGTCCCGGAGTTGGCGTTCAACAGAATTATTCCCATCGTCAACCTCTCTTTGCACGGAAGGCCCGCATCTCGCTGAGCAAAAGCACAGACAGGTTCTCTCTATCAAACATGGAAGATAACTCATCCGGAGACGAGATATCGTTAGTGTTTGAGGAACGGAGAGTCCTTCTAGAAGAATACTGGGAGACTGGGAGAGGGCAGCCACGACAACGTGAGTGTGTTGGATGAATTCTCCGTAGCCCAGAGTATGACATCGGATCTACTCACAGGGCCAGGCCAGAGTTTCCCACAGGAACCAGAGAGCCAAGGAGGCGCTGCAAGGGGAGACGACTCCACCGTGGCCGTCTAGACCGTGGTCTTTTTCTGGGCAAGCCACGAGATTTCTTGGGAGAAGATGCCGTACAAGCGCAATGATGCTGTGGCTGAAAGTGACAAGGTCGACCTCGGCGGTACCGTAAGCAATTCGACCATGACGATTCGTCACCGAGGGCAAAGTGTCAAAGGAAAACGAGCTGATGAGCGGAGCCTAGAGGAAACCAAGTCTGGGCAAAGTCAGCTCCTGGGAAACTCGTATCATTATGATTTGCATGCAACCTAGACGAATGAAACCATTGATGGAAATGCAACCCTACTGCCGGTACCGAAgagccaagaccaagccagGCCAGGACTGTTTATCTTAGTAGTTCTTTTGATTGACTTTTGGTTATGTCGGTGCCTTGCTGATCAGGTTCATCCTTTCAGCCTTCACTGTCAGCCTCTCAGGTTGCGCAgccaagatgttgatgatcccGTTCCCGCTACGGACGGCATATGTCTGTCAaccttgatgatggtggcGCCGGCCTTGTATCGGGGATATTACGAGAACTCAACGGTGGGAGATGGCCACGATCATTTGAACAGCGTGGGTGAAACGGATGAGGCGATTGAGTCTGGCTTGTTGATGGATAACGTGGAAAACGTTTAGCCATTGCAATTGATGAATGGTCCCAGACATGATCCCAACATaactctctctctctgtacGTGGAATATCAAGGTCGGCTTCTCCTCACTTCGTGACGTGTTACAGCATCAAAATTGAGTTATCGTAGTGTCAAAGACGAGCAAATAGCCAATATACAGTACGAACACAGTATAACAAACATGTAATGACCCTTGACTTGGTTGACGTACCCCGCTGTCCGCGGGCTACCAATTGCACAGCCCATAACTAGATCTCACTCTTTTTTACCCCTCCACACTAAACTAAACCCAAGATCGAAACTGCTCAAACCACCATCACAACGTTACGCACGACCTCATCCCTAAGAGAAAATTAAGTTACGAAAATCAGCAGATTCTCTTAAGCGAACTTTTGTGTTGCCTTCTAAATCCAACTGCCAAGAGCTCATTGCCAAGCCAACTACAACG encodes the following:
- a CDS encoding related to transcription activator protein, with amino-acid sequence MMEAVSQRNLNSSIANFSTTTPLSLTSQPGSGPLYWPFDARSYPALAWAPDTFAYSCNPALAAVKAPATATSTKPTGRRPRQPAAISRCTARTKASTASCTSASNKSASSSATSSARSSPASSRGISPRIKSKMPGRPPKRAASNGEDDGTIQAPSKVKLPRLERGPDDFSSVVKNRLQSYTRTGQACDRCKVRKIRCDALPEGCSHCTNQNLECYVTDRVTGRTERRGYMQELEREKSDMLSHIRDLEKLLDNKGVEVKPWEWSPYAQCPPDSNFDDLGNPIPDPKTGETWSQVGSAVFKDSGSAPSLSPSFPRTLESRAHENHLGVGMDSAPLSSIGGTRLSILGMTVDLASFEPPDAEEPPVDGKVAPSYDKSPQSFLQSIMRVNPPMQAEMPSREDAFTWAEWYFMTFSAFLPVLHKPSFMRLLTRIYDEPNFEPSVAELVTVHMVFAIICFQYGTRNWQQVDQRAQMNERSNSHYHFALSKFFELTCTRDLASVQAMAMVVKHTRAFPKPGVVSIVANLALQRALELNLHRESRKPGEPNSLQHELRKRAFWVIMTVYIAVTGRRGRPMPITVEEFDVGFPEPIADELLSDEGVDTSRDIPCPYWPGIASFKIIPIYMEMYSNIYSVRRDARNYVSIVRALEAQIKKWEDELPSHMVIDHAEQTEQTRLAAVYAKTWALEFRLCLRHPSVAMTSDKAMMAENMAICEDVSRQMLHCQMEIQKCKCLDTTWYQTSMYTAGTFTMLAAMWERRFETTPEAIATLREEMNGWIGILEEVGSLLGSDSSIATEIGNIIDRTISWIDHDMRNKETKSAQPSTTPEVKQEPTPSYPSSQVQSTPTSGGAQSEVPSTKSYFPESDLNGQTPYPTLAYNDHPQNNMAAPTYDTGAMFYNTSAQATVAATTSALPSSVAQVNPMLAFSQPPQVAPQPDMMWQSRGNTWHDWTSAIADTQDRFSASTLLTLGGSTRDASTGAGIPGVTSSPSANDINSIQQGGQWPLIIFDQVGPNGS